Below is a genomic region from Deltaproteobacteria bacterium.
CAAGTCGCTGTAAACTGTTTTTTTGCCGACGGGCGCCTCCTGTGGCTCCGCCAGAATTTCTTCAACAAGCCAGTTTTTTCCCTTGTCCTCGGCGGCCCAGCCGGGGGCCAGGGCAAGCATTTCTTCATAGTAAGGCCTCCAGGCGGGAAGGCCGGAGGTGTGATTGAGAAGGTGTTGAAGAGTGATTCCTTGTTGGGTTGTTTCCGGAAAATATTTCTTTAGCGGATCATCGAGGAAACATTTTTTTTCCTGAAGGACCAACATAAATAAGGTGGCGATGGCCATCGGTTTGGTGAGAGAGGCGATGTCAAAGAGAGTGGGGGGCTCCACGGACCGCTTTTTGGGGTCAATCTGCGCCGAACCGTAAACCTTGTTCCACAGAATTTTGTTTTCTTTGCCGACCAACAGGCTGGCGCCGGGAAAGACGCCCTCTTTGATTCCCTTCTCTATCGCGGTATCAACGGGATGCAAATTACTCACGGCACGCCCCCTCCAAAAATTCCAGCTTCTTTTCATGCGCGGTCAGCCGGGCCCTGATGCCGAGCGGCAGGGTGATCTTCACCGGTCCGTGCCCGGCGGGGAAATTAAAAAGGATCGGCCCTTTGAAATCGCGCAGAACATCCATCGCCGTAAAGTTGCCGAAAAGAATGCCGCGCGCTTTTTTGAGTTTGCCCGCCAGGACAATCTGGGTCAGCATCCGGTCGACGGAGTAGGGTTTTTCGTTCGTGTCCTCCAAAAAAAGAATCTTGTTTGCGGTGTCGATTTCATATGGCGTACCGAGCGAGGCCACGACCAGCGAGAGGCATCCCCCCGTGAGAAGCCCTTCGCAGGCGCCATCGTTTAAAGATTCGGTCTCTTTGAAGATAAAGGGGCCGAGCGGTTTTGTCTGTGTGACCGCCTGATAGAGGGCATTTTTTGTCCGCTCGTCCAGATTATTTGTGAGATCCTTTGCCACCACCGGCCCGTAAAAACCGACCCATCCATCCCTCTGATAAAGGTGCACCAGGAGAGAGGTGATGTCGCTGTAACCGAGGATGATCTTCGGATTTTTTTCGAAGCGGACACGATCCAAGTAGGGAAGGATTCGCACCATTCCATACCCCCCGCGTGCGAAGAAAACAGCCTTGATGTCCGGATTTTGGACCAGCTCCAAAAGTTCCGCCGCCCGCCGTTCGTCGGAGCCGGCCAGGTAATGTTTTTTGTCGAAAATGTCTTTGCGGTAATAGACCTTAAAACCGAGCGATTCGAGCGTTTTGACCCCGTTATGAAAGGCCTCCACCTCAAACGGGCTGGAAGAGGCGGCAATGCCGATGGTGTCGCCGGGTTTGAGGGCGCGGGGTTTCATTTGTATTTGGGGCCCTTTCGGCCCGTTTGATGCTACTCGCGTCATGGGATTTCGGGCCTCAAATGGCCCCAAACCCCGCGCCTCGCACTGGCAGAGCCAGATGCTCGGCTTGTTTTTAACCATAAAAGTTTTAGCTTTGCCAATCAACGGGAATCTTCTAGAATTCAATTTGTACACCATGTCCACAGATATCCAACAGTTGAACCTGGGACGGAAGATCCGGCGCCTTCGGGAGTCACGGGGAAAGACGCTTCGGGAATTCGGCCTTGAAGTCGGGATCGATTACAATCTTTTGGAAAAAATCGAAAAGAACGAAATCTATCCCCCCGTGGCCACCCTTTTGAATGTCGCCCATGCCTGCGGCAGGGAACTGGGGTATTTTTTTGATGTCAGCGAAGAAGATAAATCGTACAGTCTGGTGAAAAAGGGAAAGGCGCAAAAGGCGCCGCGTGTTTATCCCAGGGGGAAAAACCCCTTGAGCTACACCTTTCACACGCTGGCGCCGGAAAAAATCGCCAAAAAGATGGAGCCGTTTCTGGTGGAGTTTTTGCCGAAAAATGAAGAGGTGCCGCCGGTGGCCCACGATGGCGAAGAGTTTATTTATGTTTTGGAGGGGAATCTGGAATTTCGCCTGCAGGATGAAAGGGTAAAATTAGGCGAAGGGGATTCGCTCTATTTTGAGTCGAAGTATCCGCACGCCTTTCGGGCGCTGGGGGGCAAAAAGGGAAAGGCGATTGTGGTTTTGTATCCTCATTGATTTGTGGATAGTGAATAGTGGATAGTGGATAGTGGATGGTAAAAAACGATCCACGATCCACGAATAGATGGCTCTCAACAAAAATCAACTCCTGGAACTTTATCGCTATCTCCGTCTCACCCGAACGCTGGAGGACTGGATCTATTACATCTGCGCCAACCAGAACCCCAGGGAGCCGCTGGTTATCGGCAAAGGTTATCTCTCCACCGGACAGGAGGCGGTGTCGGTGGGGGCGGCCTACACCCTTAAAAAAGGGGACTGGCTGGCGCAGTCGCATCGGGACCTGGGAGCCCTTCTGGTGCGGGGCATGACGGCGGATGAACTGTTGGCGCAATATTTCAGCAAGGCCGCCTCGCCAACAAAAGGGAGGGATGCCAACGTGCATTTGGGGGATACGTCCAAGCACATCCTCGGTTTTATTTCCCACATGGGGGCGATGACGCCGGTGGCCAACGGCATCGCCTGGGCGGCAAAGTACCGGAAAGACCCGACGGTGGTTCTGGCCTTCTTTGGCGACGGCGCATCGTCGCAAGGGGTGGTCCACGAGGCGATGAATTATGCGGCGGTTTTCAAGCTGTCGGTGGTGTTCATTTGCAACAACAACCGCTGGGCCATTTCCACGCCGCTTTCCGAGCAGTTTGTGATTGAGAATATCTCCGACCGCGCAGGCGGCTACGGCATGCCTGGGATGGTCTGTGATGGAAATAATGTCGTTGAGGTTGTTGAAACGGTCCAACCGGCGATTGACCGGGCCCGGCGGGGAGAGGGCCCCTCGCTTATCGAGTGCAAAACGATGCGAATGACCGGCCATGGAACGCACGACATGGCCAAATATGTCCCGGAAGAAGAACTGGAATTCTGGAAAAAGAGAGACCCGATTCAAAACATGGAAAATTATCTGAAAGAGAAAAAAATGGCCGATGATGCCTATTTTAAAAAGGTTGTGGCGGAGTTGAAAAAAGAAGTGGAGGAGGCGACCGAGCGGGTGAAAAAATTGCCGGGACCGAAGGTGGAAAGTGAATTGAGGGACGTTTATGCCCCGTGAAATC
It encodes:
- a CDS encoding helix-turn-helix transcriptional regulator, with product MSTDIQQLNLGRKIRRLRESRGKTLREFGLEVGIDYNLLEKIEKNEIYPPVATLLNVAHACGRELGYFFDVSEEDKSYSLVKKGKAQKAPRVYPRGKNPLSYTFHTLAPEKIAKKMEPFLVEFLPKNEEVPPVAHDGEEFIYVLEGNLEFRLQDERVKLGEGDSLYFESKYPHAFRALGGKKGKAIVVLYPH
- a CDS encoding thiamine pyrophosphate-dependent dehydrogenase E1 component subunit alpha, which produces MALNKNQLLELYRYLRLTRTLEDWIYYICANQNPREPLVIGKGYLSTGQEAVSVGAAYTLKKGDWLAQSHRDLGALLVRGMTADELLAQYFSKAASPTKGRDANVHLGDTSKHILGFISHMGAMTPVANGIAWAAKYRKDPTVVLAFFGDGASSQGVVHEAMNYAAVFKLSVVFICNNNRWAISTPLSEQFVIENISDRAGGYGMPGMVCDGNNVVEVVETVQPAIDRARRGEGPSLIECKTMRMTGHGTHDMAKYVPEEELEFWKKRDPIQNMENYLKEKKMADDAYFKKVVAELKKEVEEATERVKKLPGPKVESELRDVYAP
- a CDS encoding LD-carboxypeptidase yields the protein MKPRALKPGDTIGIAASSSPFEVEAFHNGVKTLESLGFKVYYRKDIFDKKHYLAGSDERRAAELLELVQNPDIKAVFFARGGYGMVRILPYLDRVRFEKNPKIILGYSDITSLLVHLYQRDGWVGFYGPVVAKDLTNNLDERTKNALYQAVTQTKPLGPFIFKETESLNDGACEGLLTGGCLSLVVASLGTPYEIDTANKILFLEDTNEKPYSVDRMLTQIVLAGKLKKARGILFGNFTAMDVLRDFKGPILFNFPAGHGPVKITLPLGIRARLTAHEKKLEFLEGACRE